The Impatiens glandulifera chromosome 3, dImpGla2.1, whole genome shotgun sequence genome contains a region encoding:
- the LOC124931717 gene encoding uncharacterized protein LOC124931717 has translation MANTRGRKKCYQSASSPVRKQNKGSRENPLVAEKDDVAEVERPIAAIRALSDMETQHLSNGLLLLKSNFTQEQLQLPLLQFFNENLPNLMLTKNEKNGQYEVKYKDTDNELMNQTEDRNIHASLLRRLSSVYPCSSAAMPSFASFDVSGVGNSLLGSDNMLMEDFVPEKHNTHMLGLQEALQTPGATSHRLSVGMTPKSRRLPKLGEMLLSVHGSPLGVYNDDVMEAIQESEEG, from the exons ATGGCTAACACGCGAGGCAGGAAGAAATGTTATCAATCAGCTTCATCTCCTGTCAGAAAGCAAAACAAAGGTAGTAGAGAGAATCCCCTGGTTGCTGAGAAAGATGATGTTGCAGAAG TGGAACGCCCTATTGCAGCAATCAGGGCTTTATCTGATATGGAGACTCAACATTTGTCGAATGGCTTGCTTCTGCTTAAATCAAATTTCACTCAAGAACAACTTCAGCTCCCTCTACTACAGTTTTTCAACGAAAATCTTCCAAATTTAATGTTgactaaaaatgaaaaaaatggacAGTATGAAGTTAAGTATAAAGATACAGATAATGAATTGATGAATCAAACTGAAGATAGAAACATACATGCTTCACTTTTACGCCGATTATCCTCAGTTTATCCCTGCTCTTCTGCTGCTATGCCATCTTTTGCCAGCTTTGATGTTTCTGGAG TTGGTAATAGCCTTCTTGGTTCTGACAACATGTTGATGGAGGATTTT GTTCCAGAGAAGCATAATACTCACATGCTTGGATTACAAGAAGCTCTTCAAACTCCAGGG GCAACCAGCCACAGATTGTCTGTTGGAATGACTCCAAAATCCCGTAGGCTCCCAAAGCTTGGTGAGATGCTTCTCTCTGTTCATGGCTCACCGCTGGGTGTCTATAATGACGATGTCATGGAAGCCATACAag AATCAGAAGAAGGTTGA